Proteins from a single region of Desulfovibrio sp. JC022:
- a CDS encoding amino acid-binding protein produces MSYETITKVTQDIVLEGTKPAKEVALSIGKPYSTLLREINPFDNNAKLGAVTLMDILKTTKETKPLEFIAESIGYTLKPRAN; encoded by the coding sequence ATGAGCTACGAAACAATCACAAAAGTGACCCAGGATATTGTTCTTGAAGGAACCAAACCAGCAAAAGAAGTGGCCCTGTCCATTGGCAAACCTTACTCAACGTTGCTGCGGGAGATAAATCCTTTTGACAACAACGCGAAGCTCGGAGCTGTCACTTTGATGGATATCCTTAAAACAACCAAAGAAACAAAACCCCTTGAGTTTATTGCCGAGTCTATCGGTTATACCCTTAAGCCGCGTGCAAATTAA
- a CDS encoding phosphatidylglycerophosphatase A, translating to MKNISINLTHVATLGPVGHLPKAPGTWGSAAALITAPFLFLPFQLPVRILILGLIFYFGAKACTAAEQQLGEKDPSSVVIDELLGQWLVFLPFSAVVDWHLIVGFVLFRIFDITKPYPIKQSENWLKEGWGVMIDDAFAGLYAMIGLWLIRYLT from the coding sequence ATGAAAAACATCAGCATTAATCTTACGCATGTAGCTACCCTCGGCCCGGTGGGACACCTGCCCAAGGCACCGGGAACTTGGGGATCTGCCGCTGCTCTTATTACCGCACCGTTTTTATTTCTGCCCTTCCAGCTCCCGGTCAGAATCCTGATTCTGGGGTTGATTTTTTATTTCGGAGCCAAAGCTTGCACCGCAGCAGAGCAGCAACTAGGAGAAAAAGACCCCAGCAGCGTCGTCATTGATGAACTGCTTGGACAGTGGCTTGTTTTCCTGCCCTTCTCCGCTGTTGTAGACTGGCACCTGATTGTGGGCTTTGTTCTTTTCAGAATCTTTGACATCACCAAACCCTACCCTATCAAGCAGTCTGAAAATTGGCTGAAAGAAGGATGGGGGGTCATGATTGATGATGCCTTTGCAGGGCTATATGCCATGATTGGTCTATGGTTGATCCGTTATTTGACCTAA
- the pal gene encoding peptidoglycan-associated lipoprotein Pal: MRARAIILCVVFMLIAGLGTGCSKKRVESTSASPAVEERMAEQQNKEQLDKEEQARLEREKALQEQALEEERMAVAAKKAFDDAVVELGNMVHFDFDSFEIKQEYRPLLQQKAEILKKFDNVTMVIEGYCDDRGTEEYNLALGERRARAAYEFLILLGVAPERLSIVSFGEEDPLDPGQNETAWAKNRRAQFRLTY, from the coding sequence ATGAGAGCTAGAGCTATAATTTTGTGTGTAGTATTCATGTTGATTGCCGGCCTTGGCACCGGTTGTTCCAAGAAGCGTGTTGAGTCTACCTCGGCCAGCCCTGCTGTCGAAGAAAGAATGGCTGAGCAGCAGAACAAGGAACAGCTGGATAAAGAAGAGCAGGCCCGTCTTGAAAGAGAGAAAGCCCTTCAGGAACAGGCTCTTGAAGAAGAGCGTATGGCTGTTGCCGCTAAAAAGGCTTTTGACGATGCTGTTGTAGAGCTGGGAAATATGGTTCACTTTGATTTCGACTCCTTTGAAATTAAACAGGAATACCGTCCCCTGCTGCAACAGAAAGCTGAAATTCTCAAGAAGTTCGACAACGTGACCATGGTTATCGAAGGCTATTGCGATGATCGTGGAACTGAAGAGTATAACCTCGCCCTTGGTGAGCGCCGTGCCCGTGCAGCTTATGAGTTTCTCATTTTGCTTGGAGTGGCTCCTGAAAGGCTGAGCATAGTAAGCTTCGGCGAAGAAGATCCCCTTGATCCCGGCCAGAACGAAACAGCATGGGCCAAGAATAGAAGAGCCCAGTTCAGGCTGACTTACTAG
- a CDS encoding PD40 domain-containing protein, whose amino-acid sequence MKKNKLSIKKSALGLLVVMLLMLLAVGNLFAADTLTVDIYGPGQRKVNIILLPPKTVPEGKYKGSKDKDLPLPAEAGTFNKDLTKDLGFLPFLNIVPITDILGGDPSRGVRPGDIDIKPLRLSKVDLALTAGWEIRPNGEKNLLLRCIGTFNGRTILGKKYSMVTEEMLPRIADRFCSHLMRILTGRDGFFESSIAFVRKQGKNKEIYTVSPQGRNLRQISSLGGINLSPNWSPDGNRLVFTRLGSRQHLLCVWDRATGKIDQKSFPGNTVIGPEFLPDGNMAATLTMNGNSDIFLINGNYKPKKALAKSWAIEVSPDFDRTGQKMVFTSARFGNPHIFLLDMNSGVVTRVTTEGKYNTNPTISPDGRYVAFSRQTPLGHRIFVHDLKSGGERQLTFGPGNDEDPAFGPDGYFIAFSSSRNGKYKIYLTTRHGDPAMLVPTGNGVAKAPAWGKAHKS is encoded by the coding sequence ATGAAAAAAAATAAATTGAGTATAAAAAAATCCGCTCTCGGGTTGCTGGTAGTCATGTTGCTAATGCTTCTGGCAGTCGGGAACCTTTTTGCAGCGGATACCCTTACCGTGGATATTTACGGTCCAGGTCAGCGTAAGGTGAATATTATCCTGCTGCCGCCCAAGACTGTACCCGAAGGAAAGTACAAAGGTTCTAAGGATAAGGATTTGCCCCTGCCTGCCGAAGCCGGGACTTTCAATAAGGATCTTACCAAGGATTTAGGCTTTCTCCCTTTTCTTAACATCGTACCCATCACTGATATTCTCGGCGGCGACCCTTCTCGGGGAGTCCGTCCCGGTGACATTGATATTAAGCCGCTACGTCTTTCCAAGGTGGACCTTGCCCTGACTGCCGGCTGGGAGATTCGGCCCAACGGTGAGAAGAATTTGCTTTTGCGCTGCATCGGAACTTTTAACGGGCGCACCATTCTGGGCAAAAAGTACTCCATGGTTACCGAGGAGATGCTGCCTCGTATTGCCGACCGTTTTTGTTCCCACCTGATGCGTATTCTTACCGGGCGGGACGGTTTTTTTGAATCTTCTATCGCTTTTGTCCGTAAACAGGGCAAGAACAAGGAGATTTATACGGTCAGCCCCCAGGGCCGAAATCTCAGACAGATCAGCTCACTTGGCGGAATCAACCTGAGTCCCAATTGGTCCCCTGACGGGAACAGATTGGTTTTTACCCGTCTGGGCTCACGTCAGCACCTGCTCTGCGTCTGGGACCGGGCTACCGGAAAGATTGATCAGAAAAGTTTCCCCGGTAATACCGTAATCGGGCCGGAGTTTCTGCCTGACGGCAATATGGCCGCTACCCTGACCATGAACGGTAATTCTGATATTTTTTTGATCAACGGGAATTATAAGCCCAAGAAGGCCCTTGCAAAAAGTTGGGCCATCGAAGTTTCGCCTGATTTTGACCGTACCGGGCAGAAGATGGTTTTCACCTCTGCAAGGTTCGGTAATCCTCATATTTTTCTGTTGGATATGAATAGCGGTGTTGTTACCCGTGTGACCACGGAAGGCAAATACAATACCAACCCGACCATCAGTCCGGATGGTCGTTATGTGGCTTTTTCCCGTCAGACTCCTTTGGGCCACCGCATTTTTGTGCATGACCTCAAGAGCGGAGGGGAAAGACAGCTTACTTTCGGTCCCGGCAATGATGAAGATCCGGCATTCGGACCGGACGGTTATTTTATTGCTTTCTCATCCAGCAGAAACGGTAAGTACAAGATTTATCTGACTACGCGGCATGGCGACCCGGCTATGCTGGTACCTACCGGAAACGGTGTTGCAAAGGCCCCGGCATGGGGTAAGGCCCATAAATCGTAA
- a CDS encoding energy transducer TonB encodes MKIIGLFISLLLHVGLVFLALTWSVSPPVKISLDMPVYKVDLVSLAPLPAAPVVKKAPAPKASSRLAKPNAVAIPEAKPKVVPKVKPETTKAPTPKPVPKPKAKPKPKVKPKPDAKKISPKKVKTTTKKKPVKKIEKPVEKKASPKKAEKKPVPEKVVKKKVEKKPEVSAEDALAADLASLANIVKKQEKEERNAVASDLASLAKSAKSTAVTGHADGTAGASGLVQVYASIVKEAVRKNWRYPVFGQKQNLMARVEIKLKSSGEISSIKLLDSSGNVDFDDSVLTALRDTEVLPKPPGKSIRNLIVNFNLHDLDQ; translated from the coding sequence ATGAAGATCATCGGCCTTTTCATATCTTTACTCCTTCATGTCGGGCTGGTATTTCTGGCTTTGACATGGTCAGTCTCGCCTCCGGTAAAGATTTCACTTGATATGCCCGTGTACAAGGTTGATCTGGTCAGCCTTGCCCCTCTGCCCGCTGCTCCGGTTGTTAAAAAAGCTCCTGCACCTAAAGCTTCCTCCAGGCTTGCCAAGCCCAATGCTGTCGCTATTCCTGAAGCAAAACCGAAAGTTGTGCCGAAAGTTAAGCCTGAAACAACTAAAGCACCGACTCCCAAGCCCGTTCCAAAGCCCAAGGCCAAGCCCAAACCTAAAGTTAAGCCCAAGCCGGATGCAAAGAAAATTTCACCCAAGAAAGTGAAGACCACAACCAAGAAAAAGCCGGTGAAAAAGATTGAGAAACCGGTAGAAAAGAAAGCTTCACCCAAAAAAGCGGAGAAGAAACCAGTTCCTGAAAAGGTCGTGAAGAAAAAGGTTGAAAAGAAACCTGAAGTCTCGGCAGAGGATGCCCTCGCTGCCGACCTTGCTTCACTGGCTAACATTGTTAAGAAACAGGAAAAAGAGGAACGGAACGCTGTTGCCAGTGATCTTGCTTCACTGGCTAAAAGCGCAAAATCAACTGCTGTAACCGGGCACGCCGATGGCACTGCCGGTGCTTCGGGGCTGGTGCAGGTGTACGCTTCCATTGTTAAGGAAGCGGTGCGCAAGAATTGGAGATATCCGGTTTTCGGGCAGAAGCAGAATCTCATGGCCCGTGTGGAAATTAAATTGAAATCCAGTGGTGAAATCAGCAGTATCAAGCTGCTGGATTCATCGGGCAATGTTGATTTTGATGATTCAGTATTGACCGCCCTGCGGGATACAGAAGTGCTTCCCAAGCCTCCGGGAAAATCCATCAGGAATCTCATTGTAAACTTTAACCTGCATGATCTTGATCAGTAG
- the tolR gene encoding protein TolR: MGISTNNRGMLAEINVTPFVDVMLVLLIIFMVTAPLMTQGVEVDLPQTRTVRSLPQDNEHLVLSISDKGDIYLDEYKVGFDELQSHLEKLVKKQNKMLFLRADKNVAYGEVVKVMGEIKAAGIDRLGVVAEPVQKKKK; the protein is encoded by the coding sequence ATGGGTATTTCCACCAATAACCGGGGCATGCTGGCTGAAATCAACGTGACTCCCTTTGTTGACGTCATGCTGGTGCTGTTGATCATTTTTATGGTTACCGCACCGCTGATGACTCAGGGGGTTGAGGTTGATCTGCCGCAGACCAGAACCGTACGTTCCCTGCCGCAGGATAATGAGCACCTTGTGCTTTCCATTAGCGACAAGGGCGATATTTATCTTGATGAATACAAGGTCGGTTTTGATGAGTTGCAGTCCCATCTTGAGAAGCTCGTTAAAAAGCAGAATAAAATGCTTTTCCTGCGTGCGGACAAGAATGTTGCTTATGGCGAAGTGGTTAAAGTCATGGGCGAGATCAAAGCCGCCGGAATCGACAGACTGGGCGTAGTGGCAGAACCTGTTCAAAAGAAAAAGAAATAG
- a CDS encoding MotA/TolQ/ExbB proton channel family protein: MDFLPQGGIFAMLDQATIVVKGVLCLLAGMSLWSWTIIFWKLISLGRARTLILKGSKIMEEADSLSSGLTEISKTESSPLNRIGTAAVKEYRVLEKSAVSASHKRRLIKDTLRRILRRKVSSEMKKLTTSLSFLATCANGAPFIGLFGTVWGIMNSFHAIGSAKSAALSAVAPGISEALVATAIGLAVAIPATIFYNFFLGVLNGIETELVNFAGTFLNRVEREVSWVEPSGKSSSEE, translated from the coding sequence ATGGATTTTTTACCACAGGGCGGAATTTTCGCGATGCTCGATCAGGCCACAATTGTGGTCAAGGGCGTACTCTGCCTGCTGGCGGGCATGTCTCTCTGGAGCTGGACAATCATCTTCTGGAAATTGATTTCCCTTGGCCGGGCAAGGACCCTGATTCTCAAGGGTAGCAAAATTATGGAAGAGGCTGATTCCCTTTCTTCCGGGCTGACCGAAATCAGCAAGACTGAAAGTTCTCCTCTTAATCGCATCGGAACCGCAGCGGTAAAGGAATACCGCGTGCTGGAAAAATCCGCAGTCAGTGCCAGCCACAAACGTCGTCTGATCAAAGATACTCTGCGTCGTATTTTGCGCCGCAAGGTCAGTTCTGAAATGAAGAAGCTTACCACTTCACTTTCATTTCTTGCTACCTGTGCCAACGGCGCTCCGTTTATAGGATTGTTCGGTACCGTCTGGGGGATCATGAATTCCTTTCATGCTATCGGTTCCGCTAAGTCTGCCGCTCTGTCTGCGGTTGCTCCCGGTATTTCCGAAGCATTGGTAGCCACCGCTATCGGTCTTGCTGTGGCTATCCCGGCAACCATTTTTTACAACTTTTTCCTCGGTGTACTGAATGGAATTGAGACCGAACTGGTCAACTTCGCGGGTACTTTTCTCAATCGTGTGGAACGCGAAGTTTCATGGGTTGAGCCTTCCGGCAAAAGTTCTTCAGAGGAGTAG
- a CDS encoding NAD-dependent deacylase has protein sequence MGNLKSGIEQATQLIKKARCAVALTGAGMSVASGIPDFRSPGGLWSKYDPEKVASIRALQSDPVTVWKFLLEADSMLKSAEPNAGHRGLAQLEKDGYLQGVITQNIDGLHQRAGSVNVIEFHGNCSDFYCMECFAPFPAERIDAGVELPVRCPQCSGIIRPDLVFYGEQIPSEAYKAAFELADQSDLVIVAGTSGDVVPASLIPPRIQEAGGCIIEINKAPSAYTSFSDVFLQGAAEEVLPAIVQSLS, from the coding sequence ATGGGCAACCTTAAATCCGGGATAGAACAGGCAACGCAGCTTATTAAAAAAGCACGTTGTGCTGTTGCTTTGACCGGAGCGGGGATGTCTGTTGCCAGCGGTATACCTGATTTTCGCAGTCCGGGCGGGTTGTGGTCCAAATACGACCCGGAAAAGGTTGCTTCTATCCGAGCCTTGCAGTCCGATCCTGTTACAGTTTGGAAATTTTTGCTGGAAGCGGATTCCATGCTTAAAAGTGCCGAACCTAATGCAGGTCACCGGGGACTGGCCCAGCTGGAAAAAGACGGATATTTGCAAGGTGTGATCACCCAGAATATTGACGGCTTGCATCAGCGTGCCGGGTCCGTGAACGTGATTGAATTTCATGGCAATTGCAGTGACTTTTATTGCATGGAGTGTTTTGCTCCGTTCCCTGCGGAACGAATTGATGCCGGGGTTGAACTTCCGGTGAGATGTCCGCAATGTTCCGGGATAATCAGGCCGGATCTGGTTTTCTATGGAGAACAGATTCCTTCTGAAGCTTACAAGGCAGCCTTTGAACTTGCCGATCAGTCCGATCTGGTTATCGTTGCCGGGACTTCCGGGGACGTTGTTCCCGCCAGCCTCATTCCGCCCCGGATACAGGAAGCGGGGGGCTGTATTATCGAGATAAACAAGGCTCCGTCCGCCTACACATCATTTAGCGATGTGTTTCTTCAGGGCGCGGCGGAAGAGGTTCTGCCTGCCATTGTGCAGAGCTTAAGCTGA
- a CDS encoding histidinol phosphate phosphatase domain-containing protein, translating into MIDFHTHTVFSDGELIPAELARRAKVAGYRALAMTDHADSSNIDIILENVRRFAKKHGHYFDIDVFAGVELTHVPPGLIGDMTEYARKAGAQIVVCHGETIVEPVAEGTNLAAIEAKVDVLAHPGMITDVEVKLAAEYGVYLEITTRKGHSLTNGHVAALARKHGAKLVINNDAHAPGDLVGLEMRRKVALGAGLSIEEYAQAEENSRELVQKIMKRC; encoded by the coding sequence ATGATAGATTTTCATACCCATACTGTGTTCAGCGACGGGGAACTTATCCCTGCGGAACTGGCTAGACGGGCCAAGGTTGCGGGTTACCGTGCTCTGGCAATGACTGATCATGCCGATTCCAGCAATATTGATATTATTCTTGAAAATGTTCGCAGATTTGCAAAGAAACACGGTCATTATTTTGATATTGATGTCTTTGCCGGAGTGGAGCTGACCCATGTTCCTCCGGGACTGATCGGAGACATGACTGAATATGCCCGTAAAGCCGGTGCCCAGATTGTGGTCTGTCACGGTGAAACCATTGTGGAACCGGTTGCCGAGGGTACAAATCTTGCTGCTATTGAAGCTAAAGTTGACGTATTGGCCCATCCCGGCATGATTACTGACGTGGAAGTTAAACTTGCCGCTGAATATGGTGTCTACTTGGAGATTACCACCCGCAAGGGACACAGCCTGACTAATGGGCATGTGGCGGCTCTTGCTCGGAAGCACGGGGCCAAGCTGGTAATCAATAATGATGCGCACGCTCCCGGCGATCTTGTCGGTTTGGAAATGCGCCGTAAGGTTGCCCTTGGCGCAGGATTAAGCATTGAAGAGTATGCACAAGCCGAGGAAAATTCTCGCGAATTGGTTCAGAAAATAATGAAACGTTGCTAG
- a CDS encoding bifunctional nuclease family protein, with the protein MVEMQVYGLAVENDTETPVLVLKSEELGMVLPIWIGAMEAMAISLVLNEVSFPRPMTHDLLLSTIATFGGEVVSVDIVDIEQGTFYAEIMVRKDDELVAIDSRPSDAVALAVRADCPVRVARKVIDVAGTKDIEEKVEEKSGWEDDLEGLSADDFKYKM; encoded by the coding sequence ATGGTAGAAATGCAGGTTTACGGTCTGGCGGTGGAAAATGATACCGAGACCCCGGTTCTGGTATTGAAAAGCGAAGAACTGGGCATGGTCCTGCCTATCTGGATAGGTGCTATGGAGGCCATGGCTATCTCACTGGTTCTCAATGAAGTTTCTTTTCCGCGGCCCATGACCCACGATCTGCTTTTGTCTACCATTGCCACTTTCGGCGGGGAAGTGGTGTCTGTTGATATCGTCGATATCGAGCAGGGCACTTTTTACGCTGAGATCATGGTCCGTAAGGATGATGAGCTTGTGGCGATTGATTCCCGTCCTTCCGATGCTGTGGCTTTGGCTGTGCGGGCGGACTGTCCGGTGCGTGTAGCGCGCAAGGTTATAGATGTGGCCGGGACCAAAGATATTGAAGAAAAAGTTGAAGAGAAGTCCGGCTGGGAAGATGATCTGGAAGGACTTTCCGCTGATGACTTTAAATATAAAATGTAG
- the miaB gene encoding tRNA (N6-isopentenyl adenosine(37)-C2)-methylthiotransferase MiaB — MKFTVLTFGCQMNVHDSDWLIRAMESRGWTAVTESEADIFILNTCSVREKPEQKVYSVLGRLAPLCKKPGSFAAVGGCVAQQIGDGFLEKFPHVRLVFGSDGIAQAPDALEDLAANHDKRLVLNDFLADYPEREGGEMQPNLDLIPPGIGTIPGQAFVNIMQGCDNFCAYCIVPYTRGRQKSRLSEAVIKECQHLVKSGIREICLLGQNVNSFGIDKKGDDISFAELLYKISAIEGLERIRFTTSHPKDIAPEVIKAFGELPNLCPSLHLPVQSGSDNILKKMGRKYDRERYLGIVEGLKEACPNISLTTDLIVGFPGETDEDFEQTMDMLERVRYESSFSFKYSDRPGVAAVKMKPKVPEDVAQARLARLQERQNRITRESLEALEGLETVVLLERPSKRQEVGGMSWRGKDPGGRVVNVHFAGYDEGQQLGGKLVKVKITEAKNHSLVGAKVGEPW; from the coding sequence ATGAAATTTACAGTACTAACATTCGGATGTCAGATGAACGTGCACGATTCAGACTGGCTGATCCGGGCCATGGAGAGCCGTGGCTGGACAGCTGTTACTGAATCTGAAGCAGATATATTTATTCTTAACACCTGTTCCGTTCGCGAGAAGCCGGAGCAGAAAGTTTACAGCGTGCTGGGACGGCTGGCTCCGCTGTGCAAGAAGCCCGGTAGCTTTGCGGCTGTTGGCGGTTGTGTTGCCCAGCAGATCGGTGACGGATTCCTTGAAAAATTCCCGCACGTACGCCTTGTTTTCGGCAGTGACGGTATTGCACAGGCCCCGGACGCGCTGGAAGATCTTGCCGCAAATCATGATAAGCGGCTGGTTCTCAATGATTTTCTCGCCGATTACCCGGAACGTGAGGGCGGTGAAATGCAGCCCAATCTGGACTTGATCCCTCCGGGTATCGGAACCATTCCCGGTCAGGCATTTGTGAATATCATGCAGGGCTGCGATAATTTCTGCGCTTATTGCATCGTGCCTTATACCCGTGGTCGTCAGAAATCCCGTTTGTCGGAAGCTGTTATCAAAGAATGTCAGCATTTGGTTAAATCCGGCATCCGTGAAATTTGTTTGCTGGGCCAGAACGTGAACAGCTTCGGTATAGATAAAAAAGGCGACGATATCAGCTTTGCAGAGCTGCTCTACAAAATTTCCGCTATAGAAGGTCTGGAGCGCATTCGTTTCACCACTTCCCATCCCAAGGACATCGCTCCTGAGGTGATCAAAGCCTTTGGCGAGCTGCCCAATCTTTGTCCCAGCCTGCACCTTCCCGTGCAGTCCGGTTCAGATAATATTCTGAAAAAGATGGGCCGCAAATATGACCGCGAACGTTATCTTGGAATTGTGGAAGGGCTGAAAGAGGCCTGTCCGAATATTTCCTTGACCACGGATTTAATTGTGGGTTTCCCCGGCGAGACAGACGAAGATTTTGAACAGACCATGGATATGCTGGAACGGGTGCGTTATGAAAGCAGCTTTTCCTTTAAGTACTCCGATCGTCCGGGAGTTGCGGCTGTAAAAATGAAACCGAAAGTTCCTGAAGATGTCGCGCAGGCGCGCCTTGCCCGCTTGCAGGAAAGACAAAACCGTATTACTAGAGAAAGTCTAGAAGCTTTAGAAGGTCTTGAAACCGTGGTTCTGCTGGAGCGACCCAGCAAGAGGCAGGAAGTTGGCGGCATGTCATGGCGGGGTAAAGATCCCGGCGGGCGGGTGGTCAATGTCCACTTTGCAGGTTATGATGAAGGGCAGCAGCTCGGAGGCAAACTGGTCAAAGTGAAGATCACTGAAGCCAAGAATCATTCCCTTGTGGGTGCTAAGGTGGGGGAACCATGGTAG
- a CDS encoding SoxR reducing system RseC family protein, translating to MLRTNKQKGIFIGLINAAFAVHYLLGSRTWIGVGLEFFFMIPGFWIAYWVYNRKEAKDDEKDS from the coding sequence ATGTTAAGAACAAATAAGCAGAAAGGTATATTTATAGGGCTCATCAATGCAGCCTTTGCCGTGCATTATCTTTTGGGTTCAAGAACATGGATCGGAGTTGGACTAGAATTCTTTTTCATGATTCCGGGTTTTTGGATCGCCTATTGGGTGTACAATCGTAAAGAAGCGAAGGATGACGAAAAGGACAGCTGA
- a CDS encoding RHS repeat-associated core domain-containing protein, whose translation MSYDFQRESRSRTPQTGTGENLFDEFERDNVEYSPEDAVRVVPFIVPGTSEPFSVLATGSDENGRIIERLIAFENFTQKLKYEYDAGGRLHKVWSGEKLVEEYLYGKYGERYFGATVRMPQRTFRYGPGLRLEKAGSVQYFYDEYGRLITKQDGQHVTRYSYHHSGQLEQVNLSDGRRINYTIDPEGRRVSKSINGKIVESYLWLDFTTLAVVTDNYGNRKEFAYDEDGDPIAMRVNEEIYYFATDQVGTIYIVANGEGNEVKRIIRDSFGNKTIDTNERMDIPLGFAAGLYDKDTGLVHFGYREYDPSIGRFITPDPLGLAGGDVDVYGYCADDPVNFIDRVGLFSVSGSGHAGASGQSDTLGGGSAMSKSSAQHAREMESKAAALGHNTNLGSPDYSGDDTPSGGGGQNATNNANYEKGSQNSLGHLNQSGELAGQKATQAAQGLAAKQAQFDASLQAKQDRKASAAADKRNDQRRAAIEATSGWSSPLADTVDPNQQAKPKADVPALDTKQAKKNEDDFDLWDLGKGMAGGAVSGALAFEKLGKPLGVRGRIAATITGGFYGAAVGAYDVVGIKGLADMFGVNKNDLEDSFGILGTAKPNTHKKDFK comes from the coding sequence ATGTCTTACGATTTTCAAAGGGAGAGCAGGTCGCGTACACCCCAGACCGGAACAGGGGAAAACTTGTTCGATGAATTTGAACGGGATAACGTTGAGTACAGTCCCGAAGACGCCGTTCGTGTAGTCCCGTTCATCGTGCCGGGAACATCAGAACCGTTTTCCGTGCTGGCAACGGGGAGTGATGAAAACGGGCGTATTATCGAGAGGTTGATTGCATTCGAGAATTTTACTCAAAAGCTGAAATACGAATACGATGCCGGGGGCAGGCTGCATAAAGTCTGGAGTGGTGAAAAGCTGGTTGAAGAGTATTTGTACGGAAAATACGGTGAGCGTTACTTTGGTGCAACCGTACGGATGCCGCAACGTACATTCCGTTATGGTCCGGGGTTGCGATTGGAAAAGGCAGGGAGTGTACAATATTTCTATGATGAATATGGTCGTCTCATCACGAAGCAGGACGGTCAGCATGTAACTAGATACAGCTACCATCATTCCGGTCAGTTAGAGCAGGTTAACCTCTCCGACGGCAGGCGCATCAATTACACCATTGATCCTGAAGGCAGGCGAGTTTCAAAGTCAATCAATGGAAAGATAGTGGAGAGCTACCTTTGGCTCGATTTCACCACCCTTGCCGTTGTGACTGATAATTACGGTAACCGAAAAGAATTCGCATACGATGAAGATGGTGATCCCATTGCCATGCGTGTGAATGAAGAAATTTATTACTTTGCCACTGATCAGGTGGGGACTATTTATATAGTTGCTAATGGCGAGGGAAATGAGGTAAAGCGTATTATCCGTGATTCGTTTGGAAATAAAACTATCGATACTAATGAACGCATGGACATCCCGCTCGGATTCGCTGCCGGGTTGTATGACAAGGATACCGGGTTGGTCCACTTCGGATATCGTGAATACGATCCTTCCATCGGGCGGTTCATTACTCCTGATCCTCTCGGTCTTGCTGGCGGCGATGTGGATGTGTACGGGTATTGCGCGGATGATCCGGTTAATTTTATTGATCGGGTCGGGTTGTTCAGTGTTTCTGGTTCAGGGCACGCCGGAGCAAGCGGTCAGTCGGACACTTTAGGTGGGGGCAGTGCTATGTCTAAATCAAGTGCTCAACACGCCCGGGAAATGGAAAGTAAAGCTGCTGCATTGGGTCACAATACCAATTTGGGAAGTCCGGACTACAGTGGGGATGATACCCCTAGCGGTGGAGGGGGGCAAAATGCGACAAATAATGCGAATTATGAGAAAGGGAGTCAGAATTCTCTGGGGCACCTGAACCAATCCGGTGAGCTGGCAGGCCAGAAAGCTACACAGGCAGCTCAAGGGTTGGCGGCTAAACAGGCCCAATTTGATGCCAGTTTACAGGCGAAACAGGATCGCAAGGCTAGTGCGGCGGCGGATAAGAGAAATGATCAGCGGCGTGCGGCTATAGAAGCAACCAGTGGGTGGTCCAGTCCTTTGGCGGATACTGTTGATCCTAATCAGCAGGCTAAGCCCAAAGCTGACGTGCCTGCCTTAGATACGAAGCAAGCTAAAAAGAATGAAGATGATTTTGATCTTTGGGATTTAGGTAAAGGTATGGCCGGCGGGGCTGTCAGCGGAGCTCTTGCTTTTGAGAAACTTGGAAAGCCATTAGGTGTTCGCGGAAGAATTGCGGCCACCATAACTGGAGGCTTTTATGGGGCTGCTGTCGGTGCATATGATGTAGTTGGCATTAAAGGCTTAGCTGATATGTTTGGTGTGAATAAAAATGATTTGGAAGATTCCTTTGGAATTCTTGGAACAGCTAAACCTAATACACATAAAAAGGATTTTAAATAA